The DNA window TCTGCATCGACGCCCCCCACAGCACCACCGCCTCGGCCCCGCAGTCGCCCGCCGCGCGCAGTGTCTGGTTGTTGTACGCCCCGTACGGCGGCCGGAAGAGCCGCGGCCTGACCCCGAACCGGGCCTCCAGACGGTCCTGCTGGCCGCAGATCTGGGCGCGCTGTCCGGTGTACGGGAGGCCGGGCAGGTAGGTGTGGTCGATGGTGTGGTTCTGCACCGTGCTGAGCCCGCCGCCCGCCCGGCGCAGCCGGTCGAAGTGGTCGTACCCGGGCGAGGCGACGCTGTCCGTCAGGAACATGCTGATCGGCAGATTGAGCTCGTCCACCATGCGCACGAACCGCGGGTCGCGCTCGGCGCCGTCGTCGAAGGTCAGGAAGACGACCTTGTCGCGGGTCGGTACGCGGTCCACGACGAAGGGGCGTGCCGGTTTGCGGACCGGGGGCGCCGGCGCCGGAAGCAGTGGCGCCGGCAGGCCCCACCGCGCGTGCGCCGCGGCGCGCGGGGCCGGGGGGGCGTGCGCCGGGCGCGCCGCCGCTTGCGTGTCCCGGGTCTTCGGGGCGACGCTGCGCACCGCCTTCCTCCCCAGCCGCTCGATCGGCTCCACGGACTGCGCGCAGCCGGTGAGCGCCAGCGCACCGGCCGCCAGCAGTCCGGCCGCGAGCCGGTGCGCGCGCCTCACAGGTAGTCCTCCAGCCTGGCGACCGCGTACCCCTTCGCCGTGACCGTCTTCATGACCCGCCGGATCATGTCCGGCATGGTGCCCTTCCACTCCCCCTTGCCGCGGAAGTGCGTGAGGATGAT is part of the Streptomyces agglomeratus genome and encodes:
- a CDS encoding polysaccharide deacetylase family protein, which codes for MRRAHRLAAGLLAAGALALTGCAQSVEPIERLGRKAVRSVAPKTRDTQAAARPAHAPPAPRAAAHARWGLPAPLLPAPAPPVRKPARPFVVDRVPTRDKVVFLTFDDGAERDPRFVRMVDELNLPISMFLTDSVASPGYDHFDRLRRAGGGLSTVQNHTIDHTYLPGLPYTGQRAQICGQQDRLEARFGVRPRLFRPPYGAYNNQTLRAAGDCGAEAVVLWGASMQINDLRYAHGDRLRPGDIVLAHFRGPAELKGATITEMTTRMLRRIQEQGFAVARLEDYL